The following proteins come from a genomic window of Methanosarcina sp. MTP4:
- a CDS encoding MarR family winged helix-turn-helix transcriptional regulator, which yields MKQIGYLKVIDEHGDVTFSKLAKITNHSKPTITEMINKFARMQCVYREKSPDDGRIYYIRLTEKGQRIARAEEKALLRVIEKMADSLDEKEMESLIKLLEKVR from the coding sequence ATGAAGCAGATCGGATATTTAAAGGTCATTGATGAGCATGGGGATGTAACATTTAGCAAACTTGCTAAAATCACCAACCATTCAAAACCCACCATTACAGAGATGATTAACAAATTTGCCAGAATGCAGTGTGTTTACAGGGAAAAATCTCCCGATGACGGCAGGATCTATTATATCCGCCTGACCGAAAAGGGGCAGAGGATAGCCCGTGCCGAAGAGAAAGCTTTACTAAGGGTTATTGAAAAGATGGCAGATTCCCTGGACGAAAAGGAAATGGAATCCCTGATTAAGCTTCTTGAAAAGGTCAGATAA
- a CDS encoding ATP-binding protein encodes MKVTINNLGAVEKGEVNLKPLTAFIGPNNKGKTWTAYTLAYLFSPTSYKTFLTSYLEENLYSYDCIENAVKEILDKGNTKIDIETLFREYSARYINDLAKLIPGNLQYTLSTSKITFEKVDINVELTTSFKNSLDVIKTLEIDKGLSVDKDGNALLTAHKEADDFCLYLITESTSKVQDIPVKSVKRFVSSEVFKLIHTSFFLDVYFLPSERTGIIQLISGSRRFGKNDDNEREKEIKGRNKKENFVPLPLGSLLDMLIYSGDEKHWNERMEEASKNEYIKKYIKMAEILETDILGGTVKTVEKPDGSMEFLYNLKGKEAFDLQVTSSCVKDLAPLIYYLRFLADKGDLIVIDEPEMNLHPESQIKIMELLAMMVNSGIKVIITTHSTYLVDHLSNLTKAYTLKEKEGLEEKFKLKNKDSFISQDNVSVYLFDNGTIKDVYGKDGLIDWGTFSDESDYVSDLYFNL; translated from the coding sequence ATGAAAGTTACCATAAATAATTTAGGAGCGGTTGAGAAAGGGGAAGTTAATTTAAAACCTTTAACAGCTTTTATAGGACCTAATAATAAAGGCAAGACTTGGACTGCATATACACTTGCTTATTTATTTTCTCCGACTTCTTATAAAACCTTTTTAACTTCTTATTTAGAAGAAAATTTATATAGTTATGATTGTATCGAAAATGCTGTTAAAGAAATTTTGGATAAAGGAAATACAAAAATAGATATAGAGACTTTATTCAGAGAGTATTCGGCAAGATACATCAATGATCTTGCTAAGTTAATCCCAGGTAATTTACAATATACTCTAAGCACATCGAAAATTACATTTGAAAAAGTTGATATAAATGTAGAATTAACTACGAGTTTCAAGAATTCATTAGATGTTATTAAAACTTTGGAAATAGACAAAGGACTCTCAGTAGATAAAGATGGTAACGCTCTTTTAACTGCCCATAAGGAAGCAGATGACTTTTGTTTATATTTGATTACAGAATCAACTTCCAAAGTTCAAGACATTCCAGTTAAAAGCGTTAAAAGATTTGTTTCAAGTGAAGTTTTTAAATTAATACACACGTCGTTTTTCTTAGATGTTTATTTCTTACCTTCCGAAAGAACAGGAATAATACAATTAATCAGTGGGAGTAGAAGATTTGGGAAAAATGATGATAATGAAAGGGAAAAAGAAATAAAAGGTAGGAATAAGAAAGAAAATTTTGTACCTCTTCCTCTCGGAAGCCTTCTTGACATGCTCATTTACTCTGGTGATGAAAAACATTGGAATGAAAGAATGGAAGAGGCTAGTAAGAATGAATACATTAAAAAATACATCAAAATGGCTGAGATTTTAGAGACTGATATTCTTGGTGGTACAGTTAAAACTGTAGAAAAACCAGATGGATCAATGGAATTCCTTTATAATTTAAAAGGAAAAGAAGCTTTTGATTTACAAGTTACTTCTTCTTGTGTAAAGGATCTAGCCCCCTTAATATACTATCTTAGGTTTTTGGCAGATAAAGGGGATTTAATTGTAATAGATGAACCTGAAATGAATTTACACCCTGAATCACAAATAAAGATTATGGAATTATTGGCTATGATGGTAAATTCGGGAATAAAGGTAATAATTACCACGCATAGCACGTACTTAGTAGATCATTTATCCAATTTAACGAAAGCTTATACCCTTAAAGAAAAAGAAGGATTAGAAGAGAAGTTTAAGCTAAAAAATAAGGACAGTTTTATTAGTCAAGATAATGTTTCCGTTTATCTCTTTGACAATGGCACTATAAAAGATGTATATGGAAAAGATGGTTTAATTGATTGGGGTACTTTCAGTGATGAATCTGACTATGTTTCAGATTTATATTTCAATTTGTAA
- a CDS encoding alpha/beta fold hydrolase, translated as MKNLRKYGNPPFDIAVIHGGPGAPGEMAPVARELSFAHSAHPDHYAHPENSAHPGHYAYPDYYANSNYYAYPDRAADSFEPPISGRGVLEPLQTAVTLDGQVRELKAVLNEHAALPVTLIGFSWGAMLSYIFAASHPEFVKKLVLVGSGPYEEKYADIIRRKRGSRLSKVERTETHSRIPELNDISNGNKNASFARFGQLMSLADSYDPLPHDDEVLEYQYVINKNVWGDASKLRSNGKLLKLGRKIRCPVIAIHGDYDPHPFEGVRDPLSGVLKDFQYVLLEKCGHRPWIEREAKDMFYDVLKGEI; from the coding sequence ATGAAAAACTTAAGGAAATACGGAAACCCTCCGTTCGATATAGCCGTTATCCACGGCGGCCCCGGAGCCCCTGGAGAAATGGCTCCTGTAGCCAGGGAACTCTCATTTGCCCATTCCGCCCATCCTGACCATTATGCTCATCCTGAAAATTCCGCTCATCCTGGCCATTACGCTTATCCTGACTATTACGCCAATTCTAACTATTACGCCTATCCTGACCGGGCTGCCGACTCTTTCGAACCCCCAATCTCCGGCCGTGGCGTCCTTGAGCCCCTTCAGACCGCGGTAACCCTTGACGGCCAGGTGCGGGAGTTGAAAGCCGTGCTGAATGAGCATGCTGCCCTTCCGGTCACATTAATCGGTTTTTCCTGGGGGGCAATGCTCAGCTATATTTTCGCAGCCAGTCACCCCGAATTCGTAAAAAAGCTCGTCCTCGTCGGAAGCGGCCCCTACGAAGAAAAATATGCTGACATTATAAGGAGAAAACGGGGAAGCCGGCTCAGCAAGGTAGAACGGACGGAAACTCATTCCCGGATACCGGAGTTAAATGACATCTCCAACGGAAACAAAAACGCATCCTTTGCAAGATTCGGGCAGTTGATGTCCCTTGCTGACTCATACGACCCCCTTCCCCATGATGACGAGGTGCTGGAGTACCAGTATGTTATCAATAAAAATGTCTGGGGAGATGCAAGCAAGTTGAGGAGCAACGGAAAACTTCTGAAACTCGGAAGGAAGATCCGCTGTCCCGTAATCGCGATCCATGGGGATTATGACCCGCATCCTTTTGAGGGAGTAAGAGATCCTCTTTCCGGAGTCTTGAAGGACTTCCAGTATGTCCTGCTGGAGAAATGCGGGCACAGGCCGTGGATTGAGAGGGAGGCAAAAGATATGTTTTACGATGTGCTCAAGGGTGAAATTTAA
- a CDS encoding glycine betaine ABC transporter substrate-binding protein encodes MLVSGCTENSEEINEQDSEIDSKQAPEQQTVVVGVGPWGTAYSSSYVLKQVLEEAGYNVELDFVDIGVAYQGVVLGDLDCYTDAWIPVCHEKYMEKYGDQLELLGYNMNGTRIGMIVPAYVPIDSIDELKGHAEEFDGKIISIEPGSGTVRMSGQAIEDYGLEGYELVTGSEVGMLSELKGAIENEEWIVITGWTPHWKFSRWDLKYLDDPKNVYGDDEYIGTIARIGFKEDIPGAYAILDRFHWEVEDMNWVMYEVEKGASDEEAAAMWIENNPEKVAEWLGEE; translated from the coding sequence GTGCTTGTTTCGGGTTGCACCGAAAATTCGGAAGAAATAAACGAGCAGGATTCTGAAATTGATTCTAAACAGGCTCCTGAGCAGCAGACTGTCGTTGTGGGCGTCGGCCCCTGGGGTACGGCCTATTCCAGTTCATATGTCCTCAAGCAGGTCCTTGAAGAAGCCGGCTACAATGTAGAACTTGATTTCGTGGATATCGGGGTAGCCTACCAGGGAGTAGTCCTTGGAGACCTGGACTGCTATACGGATGCCTGGATCCCTGTATGCCATGAAAAATACATGGAGAAGTACGGGGACCAGCTTGAACTGCTCGGCTACAATATGAACGGGACCCGTATAGGCATGATTGTGCCTGCATACGTCCCGATCGATTCGATTGACGAACTGAAGGGCCATGCAGAAGAGTTCGATGGGAAAATAATCAGCATTGAACCCGGTTCAGGCACTGTCCGGATGAGCGGGCAGGCTATAGAAGACTACGGGCTTGAGGGCTATGAGCTTGTCACTGGCAGTGAAGTCGGTATGCTCTCCGAGCTGAAAGGCGCAATCGAAAACGAAGAATGGATTGTCATCACCGGCTGGACCCCCCACTGGAAATTCTCCCGCTGGGACCTCAAATATCTCGATGATCCGAAAAATGTCTATGGAGACGATGAGTACATAGGGACTATTGCCAGGATAGGCTTTAAAGAAGATATTCCCGGGGCATACGCCATACTCGACCGCTTCCACTGGGAAGTCGAGGACATGAACTGGGTAATGTACGAAGTCGAAAAAGGGGCATCGGATGAGGAAGCCGCAGCAATGTGGATAGAAAACAACCCCGAAAAAGTCGCGGAATGGCTGGGGGAAGAGTAA
- the lon gene encoding endopeptidase La, translated as MDTKQTDYSRESLVIPLFEVVVYPESRTKIRVDKATGEALLAGMKNAEYAYTVGLTAKSGTKTSELSEDNLYKTGNLLKATFVQPADDGYLVAAKVIQRVEAVSFYRKDGLFYAAYEPVPDLPDLSEDVQAGMMANVKNKINEISSIQGSEQFTRPIAKMESIDQIMGFIMPYIPIKLEEKQALLEIVSVRERYNAFLGVLTKQKENINLQLEMAKKVTDKVNKSNREAMLREQLRMIQEELNGGQDPVSGEGGYGERIGSSKMPPEVKKKAMEEYKKLEAGGPHNHEAPVIKNYLDLMLDLPWETEDKKSIDIVEARRVLEDNHNGLEKVKERIVQHLAVMKLKQDKQGSILLFVGPPGTGKTSLGKSIADSLGREYVRASLGGVKDEAEIRGHRRTYVGALPGRIIQGMRKAGTKNPVFILDEIDKLSASYSGDPASALLEVLDPEQNSSFSDHYLEVPYDLSDVLFIATANSLATIPPPLLDRMEMIEISGYTKNEKFAIARDHLLPETLEEHGLDADKLKIEDEALKQIIEKYTREAGVRQLKKQLAKTARFVSEKIVSGTAELPYVVKPDMLKETLGKELVRQEEARKENVPGVVTGLAWTPVGGDILFIEGTFMPGKGKLTLTGQLGDVMKESAQISLSLVRSRLANTANSFNFTASDIHIHVPSGATPKDGPSAGVTLFTALTSLITGKAVDPKLAMTGEITLSGAVMPVGGIKEKVLAAHRAGIKKVILPKENERDLEDVPEDVRNELKFVPVETIEEVLKEALDIELPKQVLSFEGNGFGATQNV; from the coding sequence ATGGATACAAAACAAACAGATTACAGCAGAGAAAGCCTCGTAATACCCCTCTTTGAAGTAGTGGTCTACCCGGAAAGCCGGACAAAAATCCGGGTTGACAAAGCCACCGGAGAAGCCCTGCTTGCCGGTATGAAAAATGCCGAATATGCGTATACTGTCGGACTGACAGCAAAGAGCGGCACGAAAACTTCGGAACTGTCAGAAGATAATCTTTACAAAACAGGAAACCTGCTCAAGGCAACATTTGTGCAGCCTGCTGATGACGGATATCTGGTTGCTGCTAAGGTAATCCAGAGGGTAGAAGCCGTTTCCTTTTACCGGAAGGACGGACTTTTCTATGCCGCGTACGAACCTGTTCCTGACCTTCCGGACCTCAGTGAGGATGTCCAGGCAGGGATGATGGCGAATGTAAAAAATAAAATTAATGAGATCAGCAGCATTCAGGGTTCCGAGCAATTTACCCGGCCTATTGCTAAGATGGAATCCATCGACCAGATAATGGGATTTATCATGCCGTACATCCCGATTAAGCTTGAAGAAAAGCAGGCCCTTCTGGAAATTGTTTCGGTTCGGGAACGTTATAATGCATTCCTCGGGGTCCTGACGAAGCAGAAAGAGAACATCAACCTCCAGCTTGAGATGGCAAAAAAAGTTACCGATAAGGTAAACAAGTCAAACCGGGAAGCAATGCTTCGGGAACAGCTCAGGATGATCCAGGAAGAGCTCAACGGAGGACAGGACCCGGTTTCAGGGGAAGGCGGATACGGGGAAAGAATCGGGAGCTCTAAGATGCCTCCAGAGGTTAAAAAGAAGGCAATGGAAGAGTATAAGAAACTCGAAGCAGGTGGCCCCCACAACCATGAAGCCCCTGTTATCAAAAATTACCTGGACCTCATGCTCGACCTTCCCTGGGAAACCGAAGATAAAAAGAGCATCGATATTGTCGAAGCCCGCCGTGTGCTTGAGGACAACCACAACGGCCTTGAAAAGGTCAAGGAAAGAATAGTCCAGCACCTCGCGGTAATGAAACTCAAACAGGATAAACAGGGCTCGATCCTCCTCTTCGTAGGCCCCCCAGGCACCGGCAAGACAAGCCTTGGAAAGAGCATTGCAGATTCCCTTGGCAGGGAATACGTCCGGGCAAGCCTCGGAGGCGTCAAGGACGAAGCCGAGATCAGGGGACACCGCAGGACCTATGTGGGAGCCCTTCCCGGAAGGATCATCCAGGGCATGAGAAAGGCAGGCACGAAAAACCCGGTCTTCATTCTCGACGAAATCGACAAGCTTTCAGCTTCCTACTCGGGAGACCCTGCAAGTGCCCTTCTCGAAGTCCTTGACCCCGAGCAGAACAGCAGCTTCTCGGACCACTACCTGGAAGTCCCCTATGACCTGTCCGACGTACTCTTCATTGCCACCGCCAACTCCCTGGCAACCATCCCGCCCCCGCTCCTTGACAGGATGGAGATGATTGAGATTTCGGGCTACACGAAAAATGAGAAGTTTGCGATTGCAAGAGACCACCTGCTTCCCGAGACCCTGGAAGAACACGGTCTTGATGCGGATAAACTCAAAATCGAAGACGAAGCCCTGAAACAGATCATCGAAAAGTACACCCGCGAAGCAGGGGTCAGGCAACTTAAAAAGCAGCTTGCAAAGACCGCACGGTTTGTGTCCGAGAAGATCGTCTCAGGAACAGCCGAGCTTCCTTACGTGGTAAAGCCGGACATGCTCAAGGAGACCCTCGGAAAAGAGCTGGTCAGGCAGGAAGAAGCCAGGAAAGAAAACGTACCCGGAGTAGTCACCGGACTTGCGTGGACTCCTGTGGGAGGGGACATCCTCTTCATCGAAGGCACATTCATGCCCGGAAAAGGAAAGCTTACCCTTACAGGTCAGCTCGGGGACGTGATGAAAGAATCTGCCCAGATCTCTTTGAGCCTTGTAAGGTCCAGGCTTGCAAACACCGCAAACAGCTTCAACTTCACCGCAAGCGACATCCACATCCACGTCCCCTCGGGTGCAACCCCGAAGGACGGCCCGTCAGCAGGCGTGACCCTCTTTACCGCCCTCACCTCCCTGATCACCGGCAAAGCAGTTGACCCCAAACTTGCCATGACAGGGGAAATAACGCTGAGCGGCGCAGTAATGCCAGTCGGCGGCATAAAAGAGAAAGTCCTCGCAGCCCACAGGGCAGGCATAAAGAAGGTCATCCTCCCCAAAGAAAACGAAAGAGACCTCGAAGACGTCCCCGAAGATGTCAGGAACGAACTCAAATTCGTGCCTGTAGAGACTATTGAAGAGGTCCTGAAAGAGGCGCTGGATATTGAGCTGCCGAAGCAGGTTTTGTCGTTTGAAGGAAATGGATTTGGAGCTACGCAGAATGTTTAA
- a CDS encoding aldo/keto reductase: protein MLYRKLGKTGEKVSILGYGSMRLPVIDGAVDNIDEEKAIELLRYAIDHGVNYVDAAYSYHGGKGEVFLGKALADGYREKVHLATKLSCKRVNCKEDMDRFLNEQLEKLQTDCIDFYLLHGVKKSYWDKMKKFGIFEFLERARTAGKIKYTGFSFHDDLDVFKEVLDAYPWDLCQIQFNYLDEDFQAGVEGLKYAGEKGLAVVIMEPLRGGNLASKVPEEAKKIWDRSKIKRSPAEWAFRYLWNYPEISVVLSGMSEIGHLEENLRIADEGLPNSLSPEEKDLIAEVKEIYKARIKVNCTGCKYCIPCPQGVNIPRNLGYLNDVYVLDDVENARFQYGVLLAPEEKAGNCVECGECEEVCPQGIEIREMLKEVRDSFE, encoded by the coding sequence ATGCTATACCGCAAATTAGGAAAAACAGGTGAAAAGGTTTCGATTCTTGGCTACGGTTCCATGAGGCTTCCGGTTATCGACGGAGCGGTTGATAATATCGATGAGGAAAAAGCAATCGAACTCCTCCGCTACGCCATTGACCACGGGGTAAATTACGTTGACGCTGCCTATTCCTATCACGGCGGGAAAGGCGAAGTTTTCCTGGGAAAAGCCCTTGCCGACGGCTACCGGGAAAAAGTCCACCTCGCAACCAAACTTTCCTGCAAGCGCGTAAACTGCAAAGAGGACATGGACCGCTTTTTAAACGAGCAGCTCGAAAAACTCCAGACGGACTGCATCGACTTCTATCTCCTCCACGGGGTAAAGAAAAGCTACTGGGATAAAATGAAGAAGTTCGGGATTTTCGAATTCCTGGAAAGAGCCCGCACAGCCGGGAAGATCAAATACACCGGTTTTTCCTTCCACGATGATCTGGACGTTTTCAAAGAAGTCCTGGACGCCTACCCCTGGGACCTCTGCCAGATCCAGTTCAACTACCTGGACGAAGACTTCCAGGCAGGGGTCGAGGGCCTGAAATACGCGGGTGAAAAGGGCCTTGCCGTCGTCATCATGGAACCCCTGCGCGGCGGAAACCTGGCCTCAAAAGTTCCGGAAGAAGCCAAAAAGATCTGGGACCGTTCCAAAATCAAAAGAAGCCCCGCAGAATGGGCTTTTCGCTACCTCTGGAACTATCCCGAAATCAGCGTAGTCCTGAGCGGGATGTCGGAAATAGGGCACCTGGAAGAAAACCTGAGAATTGCGGACGAAGGGCTCCCCAATTCCCTTTCCCCCGAAGAAAAAGACCTTATCGCGGAAGTCAAAGAGATCTACAAAGCCCGGATCAAAGTCAACTGCACCGGCTGCAAGTACTGCATCCCCTGCCCTCAGGGAGTAAACATCCCGCGGAACCTCGGTTACCTGAATGACGTCTACGTGCTTGATGATGTGGAAAATGCCAGGTTCCAGTACGGAGTCCTTCTGGCCCCGGAAGAAAAGGCCGGAAACTGCGTTGAGTGCGGGGAATGTGAGGAGGTTTGCCCGCAGGGGATTGAGATCAGGGAGATGTTGAAGGAAGTTAGGGATTCATTCGAGTGA
- a CDS encoding carboxylesterase, translating into MEKTHFNISNNKISIPAILWGKPGAKLLIEVHGNLSNKEDTVISILAQKAVAKGYQVLSFDLPGHGERTGDNYECIPQNCVSDLLAVYKYARSLASDISLFACSMGAYFSLLAYHDFDIKQCLFLSPVVNMERIIRNMMEAFQVSEERLQVEKQIPLPIGQTLDWDYYCYVKKNSVCFDWKIPTAILYGSGDDLSEWKEISVFAERYQAEVKVLEHGEHYFHTEEQLQVFEAWADDNLL; encoded by the coding sequence ATGGAGAAAACCCATTTTAACATATCGAACAATAAAATTTCTATTCCTGCCATTCTGTGGGGAAAGCCGGGTGCGAAACTGCTGATTGAAGTACACGGCAACCTTTCCAACAAAGAGGATACCGTGATTTCTATTCTGGCGCAAAAAGCCGTTGCAAAAGGCTATCAAGTTTTAAGTTTCGATCTACCCGGGCACGGTGAGCGTACAGGTGATAATTATGAGTGTATTCCGCAAAACTGTGTCAGTGACCTGCTTGCGGTTTACAAATATGCCAGGTCACTTGCATCGGATATTAGTTTGTTTGCGTGTAGCATGGGAGCCTATTTTAGTTTGCTTGCCTATCATGACTTTGACATTAAGCAATGCCTGTTCCTCTCCCCCGTGGTAAACATGGAACGCATCATACGAAATATGATGGAAGCTTTTCAAGTAAGCGAAGAAAGGTTGCAGGTAGAAAAGCAAATTCCATTGCCGATTGGACAGACTCTGGACTGGGACTATTACTGCTATGTGAAGAAAAATTCTGTTTGCTTTGACTGGAAAATACCAACTGCAATTTTGTATGGTTCGGGTGATGATCTGTCTGAATGGAAAGAGATTTCCGTATTTGCAGAGAGGTATCAAGCGGAAGTTAAAGTTCTTGAACACGGGGAGCATTACTTCCATACAGAAGAACAATTGCAAGTTTTTGAAGCATGGGCAGATGATAATTTGTTGTAA
- a CDS encoding AbrB/MazE/SpoVT family DNA-binding domain-containing protein: protein MTLLNFKCLKMNSKGQITIPMDLRDEKFREGHKVALLAYEDGIEIRPISYDKK, encoded by the coding sequence ATGACACTTCTGAACTTCAAGTGTTTAAAAATGAACAGCAAGGGCCAGATAACAATCCCCATGGACCTGCGGGATGAAAAGTTCAGAGAAGGTCATAAGGTTGCCTTATTGGCCTACGAAGACGGGATAGAGATCCGGCCTATCTCTTACGATAAAAAATAG
- a CDS encoding superoxide dismutase, giving the protein MAKELYKLPPLKFGYADLEPYISEEQLRIHHDKHHQGYVNNTNSILQMMEKARKDGTDFDYKATAKALAFNMGGHVLHSYFWWELTPAEKASKEPVGELAEAIKEDFGTFERFKKEFSQVAASVEGSGWAALTFCRDTKRLGFMQIEKHNVNLIPDFPVLLVVDVWEHAYYLDYKNERGKFIDAFWNIIDWEEIDKYFKTIR; this is encoded by the coding sequence ATGGCTAAGGAATTGTATAAATTACCGCCTTTGAAGTTTGGTTATGCGGACCTGGAACCTTATATTTCCGAAGAACAGCTGCGGATACACCATGACAAGCACCATCAGGGTTATGTGAATAATACGAATTCAATTCTGCAAATGATGGAGAAAGCAAGGAAAGATGGCACGGATTTTGACTATAAAGCAACCGCAAAAGCCCTGGCTTTCAATATGGGTGGGCACGTCCTTCATAGCTATTTCTGGTGGGAGCTGACGCCTGCGGAAAAGGCGAGTAAGGAACCTGTCGGGGAACTGGCTGAAGCTATCAAGGAAGACTTCGGGACTTTTGAACGGTTCAAAAAGGAGTTCTCCCAGGTTGCAGCAAGTGTGGAGGGTTCCGGCTGGGCAGCTTTAACTTTCTGCCGTGATACGAAAAGGCTCGGGTTCATGCAGATAGAAAAGCATAATGTAAACCTGATCCCGGATTTCCCGGTACTTCTGGTTGTAGATGTATGGGAACATGCTTACTATCTTGATTACAAGAATGAAAGGGGCAAATTCATAGACGCTTTCTGGAATATCATCGACTGGGAAGAAATCGACAAATACTTCAAGACAATTCGGTAA
- a CDS encoding GNAT family N-acetyltransferase yields MIIRKETEKDFDRIYDLVKVAFQTAKVSNGKEQDFTIELRGSGNYIPELALVAEEDGKLIGHIMLTKTYITTGDGKFEALLIAPISVLLEYRNKGVGSELIKESFRLAKELGYTVVVLVGDPAYYNKFGFRSAVDFGIKHTPEIPDEYVMACELVPNVLNGFSGKIDFS; encoded by the coding sequence ATGATTATCAGAAAAGAAACCGAGAAAGATTTTGACCGGATATACGATCTGGTGAAAGTTGCATTTCAAACCGCAAAAGTTTCTAATGGCAAAGAACAGGATTTTACCATTGAACTGCGAGGCAGCGGCAACTATATTCCCGAACTTGCGTTAGTCGCAGAGGAAGACGGCAAGCTAATCGGGCATATTATGCTGACAAAGACCTATATCACGACCGGCGATGGTAAATTTGAAGCCCTTTTGATAGCACCTATTTCCGTCCTATTGGAATATCGGAACAAAGGAGTCGGTTCCGAACTGATAAAAGAAAGTTTCAGGCTGGCAAAAGAGCTGGGTTATACGGTAGTAGTTCTTGTCGGCGACCCTGCCTATTATAATAAATTCGGGTTCAGATCGGCTGTAGATTTTGGCATCAAGCATACACCTGAAATTCCCGATGAATATGTTATGGCCTGTGAATTAGTTCCGAATGTGTTAAATGGATTTAGCGGGAAAATTGATTTTAGCTGA